The nucleotide sequence CCGCTCCACTATGTCCAGGGATATCAGGTCATTATACATCCAAAATGAGCGTGTCCCAATGCGTGATATTGATCAGAACGCTTCTTAAAATAACGTTCTTCAATTTCATTCGGATCCAGCTGTTCACAAAGATGTAGTCCTGCATTAGCTAGTTCCGTTGTGAGTGTCGTAGCGTTAAAGGCTGTTTTAATCGGTTCTCCATGCCGTTTTAAGTTTTCCATCGCCGTTTTCATGAGAGGATGAACCTTCTCATGGTCAAATATATCCGTATCATAATAATCAAAAACTACCTTACTTCCAGCGGAGGTAATATCGGCAATTGTGCGCAATGTATCGAATACGACGTCTTGTGGTAGATAATAAGTAACGCCTAACCAGCTAAAAAAGCTTAAGGCCGTGGGGTCGAATGATGATTGAAAAAGTGCCTCTTTTAAACTGTCAATCGTAAAATCTACTGGTATGAAATGTAACGAAGGCGAACATTCCCAGCCCAATTCGGCAATACGTTGTCGTTTAAATGTTTGGGTGTCTGGATGGTCCACTTCAAATACTGCTATCTGTTTTAACATTTCCGCGCGTCGGAAAGCGAAGGTATCCATCCCCGCTCCAAGAATTACATACTGTTTTACTCCATATTGAACGGCCTTTTCTAGAGTATCTTCTGTATACCTTGAACGACTCAAAATGAGGGATGAAGCAGTCATGGCTTGCATCATTTTTGCTAGGGAAATTACCTGACCATTGGATGATAATTCGTTATTAATTTTTTTTAGCAAAAATAGATAATAATCTTGAAAGGATTTATGTTCCTCTGCCGTGAGTAATTGATGAGCCAAAAAGTCATCAAATATCTTAGGCGTGTCATGGATTGAATGAAAACTCCGTAAATAGGCCGCCATTAGTGCTGTGCGGCTAACGAGATTTTCTTTCATTGATAACCTCTCTTTAATTACAATTGTGAAAAGCAGTCCCATAATTACCATAACATCCATTGCGGATATATTCCTATAGATAGTTTCGGT is from Hydrogenispora ethanolica and encodes:
- a CDS encoding class I SAM-dependent methyltransferase, giving the protein MDVMVIMGLLFTIVIKERLSMKENLVSRTALMAAYLRSFHSIHDTPKIFDDFLAHQLLTAEEHKSFQDYYLFLLKKINNELSSNGQVISLAKMMQAMTASSLILSRSRYTEDTLEKAVQYGVKQYVILGAGMDTFAFRRAEMLKQIAVFEVDHPDTQTFKRQRIAELGWECSPSLHFIPVDFTIDSLKEALFQSSFDPTALSFFSWLGVTYYLPQDVVFDTLRTIADITSAGSKVVFDYYDTDIFDHEKVHPLMKTAMENLKRHGEPIKTAFNATTLTTELANAGLHLCEQLDPNEIEERYFKKRSDQYHALGHAHFGCIMT